From a region of the Panicum virgatum strain AP13 chromosome 2K, P.virgatum_v5, whole genome shotgun sequence genome:
- the LOC120695473 gene encoding uncharacterized protein LOC120695473, with protein sequence MATHMRSISLPTRPHALVLKAEQELRQLRALVSPPSPSPPAHALRALLQDLGNLHEYVEEVVRLPTNWDALRLPRHRRLVEAELEGSVALLDLCGAARDGLAAAKDQLRDLRSLPPRAAVGGRVEAYAAALKKASRVIRRGCGNGKRAAAAAETTWDDSCGGAPRPVAMLVEVRELTVSLLQSSVEALLRQAERRRQQVVAGLESPDAQQEHGLVRGGSAGGRPC encoded by the exons ATGGCTACCCACATGCGGTCCATCAGTCTGCCCACGCGGCCCCACGCCCTGGTCCTCAAGGCCGAGCAGGAGCTGCGGCAGCTCCGGGCCCTCGTGtcgccgccctcgccctcgccgccggcgcacgccCTGCGCGCGCTGCTCCAGGACCTCGGCAACCTGCACGAGTACGTCGAGGAGGTCGTCCGCCTGCCCACCAACTGGGACGCGCTCCGCCTGCCCCGGCACAGGCGCCTCGtggaggccgagctcgagggcTCCGTGGCGCTGCTGGACCTCTGCGGCGCGGCCAGggacggcctcgccgccgccaaggaCCAGCTCCGGGACCTGCGCTCG ctgccgccgcgggccgccgtcGGCGGCAGGGTGGAGGCGTACGCTGCGGCGCTGAAGAAGGCGAGCAGGGTGATCAGGAGGGGGTGCGGCAACGgcaagcgcgccgccgccgccgccgagaccACCTGGGACGATTCTTGCGGCGGCGCGCCGAGGCCGGTTGCGATGCTGGTGGAGGTGAGGGAGCTCACCGTCTCTCTCCTGCAGTCGTCCGTGGAGGCCTTGCTGAGGcaggccgagcgccgccgccagcaagtGGTCGCTGGTCTCGAGAGCCCTGATGCACAGCAGGAGCACGGCCTCGTCCGGGGTGGATCAGCAGGAGGGCGCCCGTGCTGA